The following are encoded together in the Cherax quadricarinatus isolate ZL_2023a chromosome 37, ASM3850222v1, whole genome shotgun sequence genome:
- the LOC128702582 gene encoding mitochondrial import inner membrane translocase subunit TIM14 has protein sequence MASGVILAGLGLATLGFGARFVLRTIPNLGKKMADAVNGMPRLDGKALANSKYYKGGFEPKMTKREASLILNVSPNANSQKVKAAYKRMMLVNHPDRGGSPYISSKLSEAKDLLDK, from the exons ATG GCTAGTGGTGTGATCCTTGCTGGCCTGGGGTTGGCCACTCTTGGTTTTGGAGCTCGCTTTGTTCTTCGTACTATACCTAATTTGGGAAAGAAGATGGCAGATGCAGTAAATGGCATGCCCAGACTGGATGGCAAG GCTCTGGCAAACAGTAAATATTACAAAGGTGGTTTTGAACCAAAGATGACAAAACGGGAAGCATCTCTCATCCTGAATGTATCCCCAAATGCTAATTCTCAAAAAGTCAAG gCTGCTTACAAGAGAATGATGCTGGTTAACCATCCAGATAGAGGAGGCTCCCCATACATCTCCTCTAAACTAAGTGAAGCCAAGGATTTACTAGATAAATAA